The genomic segment AGTGCCGCTCGCGCTTTATTCCGGCCGAGCCGATTGAGAGCTTGGTCTGGGAGGATCTATGCCGTTTGCTGACCCATCCGGAGGCCATCGGCTATGCGTTGGAGCGGGCGCATGGCGGCCATTGGCTGCCTCAGGATCTGCAAGCCCGGCGCGATGCCTTGAAGCGGGGGCAAGTCCGTGTGGAGCAGCAGATCGAGCGACTGACTGAGGCTTATTTGAGCGAGGTTGTGAGCCTGGAGGAATATCGCCGTCGCCGTCACGACCTGGAACAGAAGGCGCACAGCCTTGGGGCCCAGAGGCAGCAGCTGGAGGCGCAGGTCGACCGTCAGGGCGAGATCGCACGGGTGAGCCTGACCATCGACGAGTTCTGCCGTAGGGTGCAGAAAGGGCTCGAGCAGGCAACCTGGGAGCAGAAACGGCAGCTCATCGAGTGGCTGGTGGTGCGGGTGATCGTCACCGACGGAGAGGTCGAGATCCGCTATGCCATTCCAACCAGCTCAAATGGCGAAGCTACCCGCTTTTGTCATTTGCATTCAGACTATCGAAGCCAACCAGCATCTGCTCAAGGAGCTGCAACATCGGGTCAAGAACCATATCAGCATCGTCACCAGCCTCGTGAGAATGCGTGCCAGGGACGTCACTTCGGAAGAGGCCCGCCGGGAATTGACCACGGTCGGCGAACGGATCGAGGTGCTTCGCCTGGTCAACGAGCTGCTTTATGTCGCCGGCACGACCGATCTTCTCCGACTGCGTCCGTATGTGATGCAGCTTGTCGAGAGCCTGTGCCATCTGGATGAAGGCCAGTTCGGCAAGGTGCGGCTGGAGTTTGCCATCGAGGAGGTGGACCTCGCCCCTGAGATTGCGGTGCCGCTCGGTCTCATCCTGAACGAGTTCGTCACCAACAGCCTGAAATATGCCTTCGATGGCCAGAGCGGGCAGGGAGGTGTCATTTCCGTGAGGGTCGAGGTGCTGGAGGACAACGGAATCCGCGTTCGCATGTCCGACAATGGCAAGGGGCTGCCCGCCGAACCACGTCCCGCACGGCCCGGCTCGGGCACTGGAATGAAGCTGATCGAGGCGTTCGCACGCCAGCTTGACGCTAAGCTGGACTGGTCGTCATCGCAAGGAACAGCCCTCTGCCTCGAATTCAGCCGCCGCTGACATTTGGATCTGCCAATTCCATAAATGATGGAGTGGACGGCGCCTGCTCCCGGCAGCGCCCTATGAGGTAGGGTGATTGCTTCAGCGCCAGACAGGGAGCCGCTCCGATGCATGTCACGACTGTTGGTCTCGATCTCGCCAAGCACGTCTTCCAGGTCCACGGTATTGACCAGGATGGACAGGTACTGATCCGCCGTCAGCTCCGCCGAGGCGAGCTCATCGGCTTCTTCCGGCGCTTGCCGCCTTGCCTGATTGGCATGGAGGCATGTTCCACCGCCCACTTCTGGGCGCGAGAGCTGGCGGCCCTCGGGCACGAAGTTCGGCTCATGCCCGCAGCCTACGTGAAGCCCTACATTAAACGCGGCAAAAGCGACGCGCTTGATGCTGCGGGTATTTGCGAGGCCGTGACCCGCCCAACCATGCGCTATGTGGCCATCAAAAGCCCAGAGCAGCAGGCCGTGCTGATGCTCCACCGTACTCGCGAGCTGCGCGCAACTTGAGGAGGCCCATGTCCGGATCCATGACGTCGAGCAGGAGATCCTGATCTGGCATCGCACGAATGAGGTGAGCCAGCGCCTCGAGACGATCCCCGGCGTCGGCATCATCACGGCCAGCGCGCTTGCGGCCACCATCACTGATCCGAACTCTTTCCGCTCGGGCCGGCACTTGGCAGCCTGGATCGGGCTGGTGCCACGACAGAGCGGGACAGGCGGCAAGGTGCGGCTGGGGCACATCTCCAAACAAGGAGATCGATATCTGCGCCGGCTTCTCGTGCTCGGGGCCACGACACTCTTGCGGCATGCCCGCGGCAAAGCTTCAGTGTCTGCGGGATGGATCAACGCGCTCCTAGCCCGTCGCCCAGCCGGCATCGTCAAGATTGCAATCGCCAACAAATTGGCCCGGGTCGCTTGGGCCGTTTTGCAGGGTAACCAGGGGTATCGGGCTCCAACCGCATAAGCTGCTGCGGGAGCCGGATGAGAGGTTTGCAAGGTTGGTGGAGGTGGTGATGGTGTGATGACGGACCGGTCGAGCCGGGGATCAGACAAACCCGTGATAAGCCGTTGCGCTCTGACGCAGCATAAATGTTGGGGATCTGATCCGCGAACTTCATCAAGGCCCGCGGTCAGGTAGGCCGCATCACAAGGCCGGACACATGGCTGCCCACGACCAGACCGTCAAAACACCAAAATCCCCTTGCCACGCAGGCGCCGTCCACACAGGTCTTATCGGAATTACGCCGATGTCCTACGTGGACAGCTCTGACGTGATCGAATTTCTCGATGGGTTGATCGGACTAGATTCTTGGCTCAGAGGTTTTGACCGGTTGGGATGGGCGTAGCACGGGCAGATGTTCTGGAGCCACCAGCACCGCGATGCTGCGCGCCATCCCGGGCTTGCGCCAGATCAGCCCAGCACATTGAGCTGGGCCAGCGATGACCTCGTGTCCGCAAGCGGTATGCTCAAACCCCGTCACCGCCTCCTAAGGAGGCTCCGCCGACGGGGCCAGCTTTCTGATATGTCGCGGGAGCCAATTGGGTTATAGTTTGTTCAGAAAGCGCCTAATCCTGGGTCAAAATTGGAAGTGGGAGTTTCACAATGCAGGTACCAGCATCAGTAAAGCCCGCAATATGGGGCGCAATCGGCGGCGCGGTCGCTGCAATGATAATTGGCTTCGTTTGGGGGGGCTGGGTAACGGGAGGAACAGCCGGACAAATGGCGTCGGCCAGCGCCCAGGATGCTTCAGTCCTAGCACTTACGCCACTCTGCGTTGCAAAGGGGGAGCAGCAACCGGAACAGCTTGTGCTCTTGAAGAAAGAGAGCACCTGGAGTCGTGACGCCTTTGTCACCAAGGCCGGCTGGGTCGCTAACGTGAACGAAAAATATCGATCTGCCGTCGCAAGCGCGTGCGCAACGGCACTCGTGGAAGCCATGGATGCGAAGCCTGCTGGCTGATAGCATCACCTTATCTAGAAATGGACGAGGGTGCCCGGAGGGGCATAACTTCCCCAGGCACCCTCGAACGCGCACAGAACAGGGGCGAACGCCGCCCCTCGTTCAGATCGGCACCGATTTCTCTCAGAGCACGCGCGAGCCTCTCAGGTCGATCAGAGCCTGGGTCTCTCGGGCTGCCCGCTCAGGGCCTCCGACTTGGAGCGACGAACGGATTAGTCTCCGGCCCCTCCCGCGAATTCTTGTCGAAGCATATCTCAAGTCGCTCAAGCGCTTGCGCGCTCTTGTCCAACGGCACGCGAAGTGCGGCGCCCTCTGCCTGCACCTCCAGGGCATTCGCTGTTCGGAGCTTGGCATTAAACGAACTCTCCGCGAGGGCGATCGTGACGCCCTTCGTTTCCGCCAGCGCTTTGACTTCCACGGATTGACCGGCCGCCGCCAAGCGAACTGGATAGGCACTGCCACGCTCAAGCTTCCACTTGGACGAGTCGAGCAGCAGCAGCAAGCCGCTTTCGGCACGCACGAAGCTTACCGCGAGATCGCCCGCCGTTCTCGACATTGAGCAGCTATCGAACTTTCCAGCCTTGTAGGTTGTCGCGATTTCCCAAGGACCAATCGCAACGGTCTGCTCCGTCGGCTGAGCGAATGCTGATGACGTCACAAGAATAGAGCAAACAAAGACTGCATTCGTATTCACCACGCTCCTCCGCCCGCTGCGCGCCCCTGCCAACCGGTTGAAACCCAATCGGATCCGATCGCCTGCCGTATCCCTGCCCTGGGTGTAACACCTATCCAGTATTAGTCGTGTTACACAAGCCATGGCAGACCACCTGATCTCGGTCGCGCGGTGGAACGCGGCCTACTTGCGTTTGTCGTTGTCGAACACCTTGGGATGGCTCGTGGGCGTTCCGGAAGTGGCCGAGGGGCCGGTCGTGCCGGCGGTTGTCGCCCGTGACCGGCCGCGCATGAAGTACCAGACAAGCCCGGCAATGATCACCAGACCGATGATGATCCAGAGCCAGGACGCGCCGCTGCCGTCATCCGCGGGTGCAGCAGGTGAGCCGGACGTGGCAGGCGGCGTGGCTTGGGCGAGGGCCTCGCTTGCCGTGCCGAGCGTCACGATCGTAAAAGCGTAGAGCCTGTCGAACATCGTGTCTCCCTTTCGCCCACTAGGGCTGCGGATCAACGTTGGCCAGACGCCTGCGTTCCTGCTCTGTCGGCAGTCGACCGTCGGGTGTGAAATGATCGACAGCAGTTGCTGCCGTGGCATGCCAGTCTGTTGCTCCAGCTCGTCGATAGTGTCCGACCCGAGAGCGTGAGATGTTTGATGCCGGACGTTGCCTTGGCTTGGCCCCTGGGGTCGATCGTGCTCACACCGGTCCGCCGGGGAACTCCCATGCTCAGGGCCCGTTGCCCTCGGTTCACCTGAGAGTAGCGATGAGCGAACCAACATCACCCTCCGGGATGCACACGGCCGACGAGGAGCACGTTCCCGTTCTCGATGACTCATTGAGGAGCGGGGCACGCGCTGTTTCCGAGGAGGTCATCCCTCTCGTTGAGGAAACCGCAATTGTCGGAAAGCGGGAGGTCATAACCGGCCGCGTGCGCGTGCAGACGGTCACCGACGTCATCGAGGAACTCGCCCGTGCCGACGTGCAGCGGGAAACCGTCGATGTCACGCGCGTGCCTATCGACAGGATCGTCGAGACCGCCCCTGAGATCAGAACTGAAGGCGATGTGACGATCGTGCCGGCTCTCGAGGAGGTGCTCGTGGTCGAGAAGCGCCTTGTGCTCAAGGAGGAAGTGCACATCCGGCGTCGCGTCGAATCAGAGGCCGTCGAGGTGCCGGTTACCCTGCGCAAGCAGCGCGCCATCGTGGAGCGGCTTGTTCCCGATGCGCCAAAGCCTGACGGAGATACAAGTTCATGAGCTCCGGAACGATGATGCGTTCGTCAAGCCGAAGTCCCGTGACGACCTTCTTCCAACGCCACACCAATGCAGAGGATGCCATCGGCCGCCTCCCAGCGGCTGGCATCACGCAAGATTGCATCCGCCTCACTGCGGGAGATGGCGAGTGCGGCCTCCGACCCGCCGGAGGCACGGGCCCGCTGCCTTTCCCCGAGGCGAGCGCCAGGCTGTAGGAATCCTTGCGCCACCTGTCCCGAGATGAGATACAATCGGAGCATGTTGTGTTTGAGGGATCCCGGTCTCCCAGTAGCGTTTGGTTGTCGACATTCGGGACGCACGATGTTGCCGTGGAACTCGCGTGGTGCGACAAACCCGCTCTGGGCCGGGACGATCTCACCGGTCGGTCAGTGTTGCGCCTCTGGTTGGGACTTGACGCTCTCTCCTGTCCAGCAATGTCCCATAAAGGGACCCGAGCACGGCTCCGAAGAGAAGATGGAGCAGGACGGGTTCGAGGCTGGGCTGGGGGAGAGCAATCGGATCGGCGGCCCACGTCACGAAGAGCATCAGGAGCCAAGCGAGCATGCCGAATGTCACGCCCTTGAA from the Microvirga ossetica genome contains:
- a CDS encoding sensor histidine kinase produces the protein MPFQPAQMAKLPAFVICIQTIEANQHLLKELQHRVKNHISIVTSLVRMRARDVTSEEARRELTTVGERIEVLRLVNELLYVAGTTDLLRLRPYVMQLVESLCHLDEGQFGKVRLEFAIEEVDLAPEIAVPLGLILNEFVTNSLKYAFDGQSGQGGVISVRVEVLEDNGIRVRMSDNGKGLPAEPRPARPGSGTGMKLIEAFARQLDAKLDWSSSQGTALCLEFSRR
- a CDS encoding YsnF/AvaK domain-containing protein, producing MSEPTSPSGMHTADEEHVPVLDDSLRSGARAVSEEVIPLVEETAIVGKREVITGRVRVQTVTDVIEELARADVQRETVDVTRVPIDRIVETAPEIRTEGDVTIVPALEEVLVVEKRLVLKEEVHIRRRVESEAVEVPVTLRKQRAIVERLVPDAPKPDGDTSS